The stretch of DNA AGTGTTACTAAGTCGCAAATATTGGAGATCTAATCAAGTTGACTGTCCAAATAAAGTTTTCCAGAACAAGATAAAACTAGATCGGTCATTAAACATGCATTAATGTCAGCAATCAGGAGAGGATTtattaaacagcaaaaaagtcTTGATATTTCCACATGTACACAAAATCATAAATATCCCCAAAACCAAATTTACACCCTCCTTTCTTTAATGGGATCCAAGTCATTGCCATTTCAATTTAATAATAAGACAGATTATATAAGCCACATATTAATAAACCATTTACACTTGAACTGAACAATCTACAGTATTAAGACAAAGATGTTAGACAGTCGCTCTGTAGAGTTAAAACCAAAAGAAGTTTTCATTAATCCCGGTTATTATAGATATAAAAGAAACCCTACTCAACCTAATATGCTATTTACATCTGTCTTCTAAAAACAGTTCTTTACACTTAGTGTGTAACctaaattaaaaagtttaaacatCATTCGTTTGGCagaaaatctttcaaaatgGGATGCTGGATTCTTAACATGCAACAAAATTAGTCTGTTTTATGAGAAACCCATTCACAGATTCAATGGATCAAAACTCTAAaggaacaaaacaacacaaggttttttttcctgcaaggAAGCAATTACAGTTTTGGGTCTTCTGATGGTGCGCACTGTCCTCCAAGTTCTGCTCTCTGCTTCTTCATGTCATAGTGGATGAATAGCAGAGCTACAGCTTGCTCGTGTTTAAATAACTCAAAGCCACAACCCAGACGTTGACAGTGGGGTTGAGTATTGTTGTGCTCCTTCTTTAGacatatttttctctatttttttttgtaagaaccataagaaaacaaaaaatagatgTCATATTTACCATCGTTATTGACCCATTTCTGCACTTGCTTCGTAAAACCACTAGGGATTGATTAGAGCTGATGTGAAGTTGGCCGATCTGACAGAAAAGGAACAGCAGCATAAATCTCAAGACTCACTCTGCAAGTATGCTAACACAGATGCCTTAAACTACAATTTCACACATTCTGATCCATCTGCAGTTTTTAGTGGTGGAATGAAGAGCGCTCAAACAGGCACCGACAGATTAAAGATGCCTTTTTGATTTGTGCTTCTGTCTAGTGTTAGACAAGCCCAGTATGAGTTTCTGGCTATATCAGAACTGTTTCACATTCTCAGGCACATAACGCCTCTGGTTGAGCATACACAGCCATGCTGTGTGTCTTTTGCATATGTTGGGCATTGTCATTTGCATCTGCATACTTATCTAGGGTATGTTTTAGGCCATGTAGTAGAGGTCTTCACAGGTCCAAAATTTTGGACCCTATCCAAAACGGGCCCCATAAAAAACCTGATGTGCGTAAATTAActaacagaaaaatgacaccCCATTAGAATGGACTCGAGGATAACTAAACCTCATCCAGAATGTTGTGGTTTCAGAATAAACCAGCATTAAAGCCTACATGTATGATGAATCTGTCATGAGCTTGTATCAGTTGATAATACTGACGGGCCAATTTATCAGTGAGGTTCGGGAACTGAATCAGGTCTTGTATACTATGAACTCAGTGGACTTGTGAGGACCTTTACTATGAAATCAAGATTGCCCCCAATGTCATGTTACCACCTACAAAAAGATTTTGGGTAATATAAAGGGAGGGCCTTTTTTTCTACCGAAAATCTTTTTGAGGGTGatgtaagaaataaataataaaacacatccaTGTTAACATTTGGTTTGGAGCCCTGATTGGGTAAAAATGGGAATGTAGCAAACAGTTTAGCTGaagtgaggtgtgtgtgtgtattagacTGAGCACAGCTGATGATTTATTCATTCTAAAGTTTTAACTGTCAGTCTTTAAAACTAATGAAACCTTCTTACCACTAACCCACATAAAACTGTTTCAGTAGTTtggtttttaattgatttttttgtcccttGAAGCTCTAAACTTGGCCTTCAAAACTCAGTCAAAATTTTTTATAActcaccagaaaaaaacaaaacaaaacatgaggcTGGGGCTTAATTATGAACTTCAGTTAAAATGCAACTCAAAAACTGGATTCATCTATTTGCAGTGTAATATATTAAGAAAGTAAAACACAGTAGAAATGAGAACTCTtccaaacaaaagaaagaagggTTTCAAATGTGGAAATCTCAAGTCTTGATGAGACATATCAATTATAACTGCATTTTAAGGCCTCAACACATCTGTTGCTCTTATCCTTAACCTGTTCAAGAAAGATCATTAACACCAACGTAAAAGCGTACATCATCTcctcaaatacaaaaacaagccATGAACAAACTGCACCAAGAAGACCTggaaagaaacataaataaatacatctatTATTCAAAGACTTGAGGGGTTACAATATTAAGGCAATGCAGTGGCATGTTcttggtgttttctttcatgGAATTctggacatttaaaaagaaaagcaaatatcACACTCAATTAAATAAACTCTTCATTTgcacatgaacaaaaaaaactgcgGGTTTCTTCATCCACGAAACCTGACAGCAATTTCTCTGGATTGAGTCGGACACCCTGCTCTTCACAGTAGCACTGGACCCTACATCTTCGCCAAACACCCTGCATTACTTCTACCGTTTTTTGAGTTGTCAGAAACCATAAACTACCCCACAGCAAACTGCAGCAGTGCAGTAGTATAGCCTCATGTGGAGCACTCTTACATATATTCCCCTGGTACAGTCAGTACAATGCTCAAGGTTGCCTCTAAAAAAGGAATTGCATCCCATGACCTGTGGGCAAGTTACATGGCTGGTGCTCgggcaaaataaaataaaatgactagaatttaaaataaaacactcagTAAATGATGAGGGAGAAATAAGAAGGTATTAAAGACTGCGTGGTCCAGAGGATTGGTCACACCCCGCTCTAGTGAATGTAGGCTCTGTAGACTGCAGAAATATCATTGTCTGACTGGTCCAGTGCCTTAGCCCTCTTGTAAACCTGCACaggaacagaacaaaaaaaaaagaaaaaagaaaaaaaagactgagttGTATTGCAGATGTTTCACTCCTATCGTTATTGAGCTCTGATGATCCAGTATTAATGCAGTTGCATTGAAAAAGGTTTCAGTTTAAATAACAAGGTATATTTTGTACACCCCTAAAACACGTAATGGCTTTGAGaaccaaaagtaaaaattaacaTACAACTCTGGATTTCATCCAGTGGTTTCCTGAATGGATGGACTCCTGAATGGGCCTAATGAGCACAGGCCAGGGAGCTCACCACTGTTAAGCTACAGTCAACACAACTTTTTCTgcagatatttcacattaaagcCTACTAGGGATGGAAGGGATTGTAGAATGAAGACTTTTAACATGAGTGCAAGAAGTGTGAGAAGAGGAAGAGTATCACTGATGGTATCTTAACATCAATCCAAAAATGGTAACGTGgaagtgacaaaaaataatcagtgaatgaaaaacagtattttttgaaAGTGAAACTTTCAACAAAGTGATGAGTATCACATTAGGTCTGCAACAAATGATtacttttttccactttatttcaTTGAGATTCACTAATCTACCAGTTATGTTCTCAATTTAACTGATTGGCCTACAAAACTTAAGAAAatagtggggggaaaaaaagccaattcCCACCTTCCAATCTCTTGTTTTGGCttaaaaacagtctaaaacccaaaggtattttagaataatataaaatcaagaaaagcagaaaattctcacatttgacaagctggaaccagcaaatgtttggatttttttgcttaaaaacttGACAGCAGTTGGCGATTAATTTTCCAATTTCAGCTGTATATAGCATGACTCTGCTGTACTACTGTGGGCATTATACTGAGTTTATCTTGAGAACAGGTAAACAAGGGTCAAATAAAGGTCTGGTTCTCTCCTTTGAGTGTAAAAAAGGTCTCAGTCACTATTTGGGAATAGGTCTTTCACAGAAGACATACTGACATGTCACAGTGAaggtattatttttattatcacaGTTAATCTGCCaacattttctcaattaattgtttgttctagtaaacatcataaaactgaaaaactccCATTGCAGTTTCCTAGAGCAAAAGAATAAGTccctaaatgtcaaaatgtctgccgtgaaaaaggcctatttatGTACTCtacaccaaatttcatggaaactGATGCTGACAAAACTTTGGCCTTGTGGTGGCGTTAGTTATTACATTAAAGATACAGAAATgttggcggtggtggtggtgggggggccTTCTGAAGCTACGTAACCATCAAACAAGCAGTTCAGATAAAGTATACTGGCCCCTTTAAGGCAGAGTCTCTCAGACTCCACTCATTTAATCTATGAAACCATATTGTTTCCTAATGGATCAATTGTTCTTTGGCAGCATGTGGAATCTACCTCATTCATCTTAACTACACAATCAAACATTCATGAGTATTTAGAGCAGGCAGGCAGTTTGCTGATCACCGGTtcagaataaaatagaaaaaaaagattcagttttattgttgtcaAGTCTTTCAGCATCAAGTAGCAAAATTTTAAGACAAAAGTCTAAAATGAGCACACAAAAGCAAAGTACAAAGTAGAcacctgaaaataaataaataaataaaagcacataGTGGTACCTCATTGGCAGCTGCAGCCATTGGGGTTGGATGGTTGGCCATGTCACCCATGGAGATGGCTAGCCTCAGATCCTTTTGAATATGTTTCAAATAGTAGTCTGGCTTAAAGTTGCCCTGTAAAATATCTGGAAGATTCACGAAGAAAGGTTAACATAAGCCcaacttttaaaatattgtacaacatttttagtttgaaatcGACAGAGGttcatttaaacaatttttctATTGCCTCAAGTTCAAAATTTTACCATTTAAGACTGAAAGgagaaaattaacaaatatatacagtacatataaacAATTAGTAAGCAAGGTGCAGGTAAGTCAATAAACAAATGACTTAAAACTTCCTTTATGCTGACttactttggcatttttggtcCACAAAGGTGCTCGCCATCTGGCCCTGGCATAGGATGTCCAGGAAGGTctgctgtgattggccagtggCCTGGGCCAGAGTAAGCCCCTCTGCAATGGTGGCCATGAAGCTGCCCTGCACCATGTTGAGGATCAGCATCATCCTCGCTGCATTCCCTGCTTCACcttaaaacacatacaaacatttcaTATAAGAGAAATATGCAACAGTCTCTTGTTGTCAGCGTACCCATGCCTTTCTGTGGGGCACCGACAGGTCAAGGGGCTTTGCAGTTAAAGGTCTACCGATTAATGTGTACAAAATGTGCCCTCAGGCAGGTTGCGCATTCTAAATAAAACACGAGACTTGGATCTGAAAATGTCAGagatatacactcaccaagcactttattggGAACACCTGCATACCTCTTTATTCGTGCAATTATCCAATTAGCCAATCATGTGACAGTGCAATGTATAAAAGCAGaaagatacaggtcaggagcttcagttaatgttcatatcaatcatcagaatggggaaaaatgtgatctcagtgactttgaccaaggcatgattgttggtgacagacaggctggtttgagtacTTATGAAACTGCTCatttcctgggattttcatgcacaaaagTCTCTACAGTTTAATCAGagtggtgccaaaaacaaaaaacatccagtgagcggcagttcaGCGAAAGGAAACTGCCTtgctgatgagagaggtcagaggataATGGCCGGACTGGttagagctgacagaaaggctatgcTAACTCAGATAAAgactctttacaactgtggtgagcagaaaagcatctcggaatgcacaacatgtccaaccttgaggaTGGATGGGCTACAAAAACAGAAGATCACATCgagttccactcctgtcagccaagaacagaaatctgaggctgcagtggacataGGCTCACCAAAGCTAGACAGATGAagagtggggggaaaaaaaaaaaaaaaaaaaaaaaccatagcctggtctgatgaatctggatttctgctgaggcatgcagatggtagggtcagaatttggcatcaacatcATGAATCCATGtacccaacctgccttgtgtcaacagtccaggctggtggtgatGTTAAGGTGTTGGGAATGTTTCCTTGCCACACTTCGGGCCCcataataccaatcaatcatggttttaGTGTCACAGCTTACcgagtattgttgctgaccatttgcatccctttatggccacaactGAACATCCTCTAATGGCTAGTActagcatgataatgcaccatgtcacaaagcaaaagtcatctcaaactggtttcatgaacatgacaatgagttcagtgtacctcagtggcctccccagtcaccagatctgaatccagtagaacacttttgggatgtggtagaacgggagattggcagcatgaatgtgcagctgagaaatctgcagaaatgatgtgatgcaatcatgtcaacaggGACCAGAatttcaaaggaatgtttcGAACATTTTGTGGAATCAGTACCATAAAGAATTGATGCCGTTTTGAGAGCAAACGGAGGCCTTACTGTTTTAGTatgatgttcctaataaagtgcatGATGAGTGTATTAATGGTCATTCACTGACAAGAAACACTGCATTATTAGTGGGTTTACAATTGACCCATATTGCCTTATTTTCTGGGCTGTCGACAAGTATCTGGCATAGAATTCCCAAAGTGCAATCAGTCTTCAACGGTTATGCATAATATTTAAGGTccccaaaacaacatataaGCTTCTGTTACTTCAATACAGTTTCATTTACCAATGAATGGTTGCAATTCAGTACTGATGGTCTTCCAAACTACCAGTGCTGATACAACAGTTTGAAAGCAGTGATCCTCTGAGCAATCACCGGTCAAAAGGATTGTTGTTATGACAAGTCTTTAGTATGATAGATTGTGGTGTGTTTATGAAAAGACTGAAGGGTCAGAACTGATGTTACACGTGGGGTCACAGGTCATACTCATAATTTGCCACTGACGTCACTGAAAGAAGCCAAGAgattacatttccttttcttttgtctttatctcAACTGTCACCATCCAATAAAGGCAATATGCCAAAAAAATTGATCTGTCAGTCTCATTCCTCTGCAAAATTCTATGGAGAAGGGTGGATCTGATAACCTTATTTCGTCATGTGCTTCCCAACTTTGTTAAAACTATTGTGAGTGTATCCAACAGGGAAGCCTGTTTCATCTGTATACTACATCATGGGCTGACTGTACACATCATTACACCCTACATACCCAGGAAGAAGGAGGTCTTTCCCATGGCCTGgaagcagctgctgcagtcCTCATAGACTGTTCTGTCACCAGCTGCCAGGATAACAAGCATTCCGTCATTAGAGAGCTGCTGGCTTCCCGCCACTGGAGCCTCCAGGAAACGGCCACCGCGCGACGTGATCACCtaacattcaaacattcaaaaaacaatttaatacaGTAATACTTAATATCTTGGTGTCATTTAGATTTCAATAACTGTGGTTACTTTGGTGTGTGCGCTGGTGTGTACCTGTGAGAGTTCCGTGATGGTCTCTGGGTCTACAGTGGACATCTCTACGTAGCATTTGCCTGGCCTGATtccctgcagcactccactggGTCCTAACACCAActggagagacacagacacaaagacatgGGGAAGTTTTTACCTGTAAGCCAGTGATTCATACCTCCACAGGAAGCCATTTACTGTAGTTGAGATGAAACTCACATCCCTGGCAGCCTTTGGGTCAGAGACACAGGAGAAAGTGATGTCACACATGGAAGCCACCTCTGCCGGAGTCCGGCCTAACCTGGCGCCCTCTTGGATGAACAGGTCACACTGGAACACAGCAGGCAGGAGTCATTAGCAGCATGCCAACACAGATCTATGATCATTCTGTCATTTGACAACATactgtgcattcagaaagtattcagtcgccttctcttttttcacattttgttatgttgcagtcttatgctaaaattgtttaaattaataaattccCTCATCAATGTccactcaatatcccataatgagaaagtgaaaacaattttagaaaattttgcagatttcttaaaaaggaaaaactgaaatatcacattgacataagtattcagaccctttactcagtacttagttaaGCATgtttggcagcgattacagccttgagtctttTTGGGTATGATGCGACAAGCGTTGCACACTTGGATTTGGGGATGTTCTGCCATTGTCCTTTTGCAGAACCTCTCAGGCTCTGTCAGGGTGGATGGGGACCatcagtggacagccattttcaggtctcgccagagatgtttgattgggttcaagtcagggctctgactgggccactcaaggacattaacagagttgtccctaagccactccaGTGTTTTCTTAgttgtgtgcttagggtcattgtcctgttggaaggtgaacctttggcccagtctgaggtcctgagcactctggaccatGTCTCCATCAagaatatttctgtactttgctccgttcagctttcctTCAATCCTAACCAGTCTCCCCgtccctgctgctgcaaaaCACCCCTGCGGCATGATGCGGCCACCtccatgcttcacc from Xiphias gladius isolate SHS-SW01 ecotype Sanya breed wild chromosome 3, ASM1685928v1, whole genome shotgun sequence encodes:
- the glyr1 gene encoding putative oxidoreductase GLYR1 isoform X2; the protein is MATVHLRIGDLVWGKLGRYPPWPGKIVSPPKDLKKPRGKKCHFVKFFGTEDHAWIKVEQLKPYHAHKEEMIKINKGKRFQQAVDAVEDFLKKAKGKEQNSDGKGDSKGKKMPNKPLKILEEDDEDLSALKDPSEKPVKDDPHFHHFLLSQSEKPASSMEPISKRLKIVEEDTGSTSIQAADSTAINGSITPTDKRIGFLGLGLMGSGIVSNLLKMGHVVTVWNRTAEKCDLFIQEGARLGRTPAEVASMCDITFSCVSDPKAARDLVLGPSGVLQGIRPGKCYVEMSTVDPETITELSQVITSRGGRFLEAPVAGSQQLSNDGMLVILAAGDRTVYEDCSSCFQAMGKTSFFLGEAGNAARMMLILNMVQGSFMATIAEGLTLAQATGQSQQTFLDILCQGQMASTFVDQKCQNILQGNFKPDYYLKHIQKDLRLAISMGDMANHPTPMAAAANEVYKRAKALDQSDNDISAVYRAYIH